From a single Gimesia fumaroli genomic region:
- a CDS encoding IS4 family transposase, translating into MCARRTIPADPQLDQEFDKAFEQIQELVDLSQADELYPTRTNAVYTTSVVLWMLVYQRMNPDASLEAAVKKLLDSKPELLPDNKRVSEGTLSLNTGAYSRARTRLPCSVAEWLAREVSQSMIEASPASFQDRRVFMIDGTTITLPPEEELQEQYPPASNQYGEGVWPVALLVVAHELSSGAALVPEVGAMYGPEAVSETTLIDNCLTQMPPDSIVMADAGYGIFSVAHKVQQADLSFLFRLSKQRFDRLRKIATLVKEGTDRKTWSCQWQPSPSERKKHPDLPADAVLSVQLHEIETNEGKPLYLVTSLDESVELLSDLYARRTDVETDIRNIKVVLDTENIRARSVEMFHKELLTSMVAYNLVVQFRRQAADLIKEPPRRMSFKRIWTTFRTFLMSSMYTTAADWRERFRFALGIAMQDKLPNRPGRKYPREAYRRRPKSTHFKKREKRADSTEE; encoded by the coding sequence ATGTGTGCAAGACGAACAATCCCCGCTGATCCTCAACTCGATCAAGAATTCGACAAAGCCTTCGAACAGATTCAGGAACTGGTCGATCTGAGTCAGGCCGACGAGTTATATCCGACACGTACGAACGCCGTTTACACGACCAGTGTCGTGCTCTGGATGCTCGTGTATCAGCGGATGAATCCCGATGCCTCTCTGGAAGCGGCTGTCAAAAAACTGCTGGATTCCAAACCAGAGCTGCTGCCCGATAATAAACGCGTCTCAGAGGGGACACTCTCGCTGAATACAGGCGCCTACAGCCGGGCCAGAACGCGTCTGCCGTGCAGTGTTGCAGAATGGCTCGCCAGAGAAGTCAGTCAGTCCATGATCGAAGCATCGCCGGCGTCGTTTCAGGATCGCCGCGTGTTTATGATCGACGGCACCACGATCACACTGCCGCCAGAAGAAGAACTGCAGGAGCAGTATCCTCCCGCCTCGAATCAATACGGCGAAGGGGTCTGGCCTGTGGCTTTGCTGGTGGTCGCTCATGAACTCTCCAGCGGCGCTGCCCTGGTTCCGGAAGTGGGCGCCATGTACGGTCCAGAGGCGGTGTCTGAAACCACGCTGATCGACAACTGCCTGACGCAAATGCCCCCTGACAGTATTGTCATGGCGGATGCCGGCTATGGTATTTTTTCCGTGGCCCACAAGGTTCAGCAGGCCGATCTGTCATTCCTGTTCCGACTGTCTAAGCAGCGGTTCGATCGACTGCGCAAAATTGCCACTCTGGTCAAAGAAGGAACAGACAGAAAAACCTGGTCCTGTCAGTGGCAGCCCAGTCCCAGCGAACGCAAGAAGCATCCCGATTTGCCTGCCGACGCGGTGCTGTCGGTTCAACTGCATGAAATCGAAACGAACGAAGGGAAGCCGCTGTACCTGGTCACCAGTCTGGATGAATCCGTCGAGCTACTGTCCGACCTGTATGCGCGGCGGACCGATGTCGAAACCGATATTCGGAATATCAAAGTGGTCCTGGATACGGAAAACATTCGTGCGCGGAGCGTGGAGATGTTCCACAAGGAACTGCTGACTTCAATGGTCGCCTATAATCTGGTCGTTCAATTTCGGCGGCAGGCGGCAGATCTGATCAAAGAGCCTCCGCGTCGCATGAGCTTCAAAAGAATCTGGACCACATTCCGGACGTTTCTCATGTCGTCGATGTATACCACGGCTGCCGACTGGCGAGAGCGTTTTCGTTTCGCGCTGGGCATCGCCATGCAGGACAAGCTTCCCAACCGACCGGGTCGCAAATATCCCCGGGAGGCGTATCGACGACGCCCCAAGTCAACGCACTTCAAAAAGCGAGAAAAAAGAGCAGATTCGACGGAAGAATGA
- a CDS encoding succinylglutamate desuccinylase/aspartoacylase family protein translates to MTKPRKRKPIDQWNGESIPAGESRDVKLAVSESYSSMTVKIPIHIRRAKEDGPVVFVTAALHGDEINGTGAIRELIQDEDFQLLRGSVILVPVLNILAFDRHSRYLPDRRDLNRSFPGSATGSLAGRMARIIFEEIVSRSDYGIDLHTASVRRTNYPNVRGDMTNPEVRRLAEAFGSEIIMNGKGPVGAFRREACSGGCPTIIMEGGEVWKVEPGIVESAARGVRNVLRDLKMLEGEPQSPDYQVVVDKSTWVRAERGGFLKFHVKPGDIIKKDQPLATNTTLLGRERSMLYSPFDAVVIGMTTLPAISPGEPICNLGMLPKGTKPSQVRRARRKEDGLEGQVVEELSTNLVVVEPTEESSLHHHNNNHKQHQDDQGERGEAAAAE, encoded by the coding sequence ATGACAAAACCTCGCAAACGTAAGCCAATTGATCAATGGAATGGAGAATCAATTCCAGCTGGTGAGTCACGTGATGTCAAATTGGCCGTGAGCGAGAGTTATAGTAGTATGACGGTGAAGATTCCGATTCACATCCGTCGTGCTAAGGAAGATGGTCCCGTCGTTTTCGTCACTGCAGCTCTGCATGGTGACGAAATAAATGGGACAGGAGCGATTCGTGAATTGATCCAGGACGAAGACTTTCAACTGCTGAGAGGTTCGGTCATCCTGGTACCGGTTCTGAATATTCTCGCATTTGATCGGCACTCCCGCTACCTTCCCGATCGTCGCGACTTGAACCGTTCCTTCCCCGGATCAGCCACCGGGAGTCTTGCCGGTCGCATGGCAAGAATCATCTTTGAGGAAATTGTCTCGCGCTCTGATTACGGCATTGACCTGCATACCGCTTCGGTCAGGCGGACTAATTATCCGAATGTTCGCGGCGATATGACGAATCCCGAGGTCCGACGGCTGGCGGAAGCCTTTGGGTCGGAAATCATTATGAATGGAAAAGGCCCCGTCGGCGCGTTTCGGCGTGAAGCATGTTCTGGCGGCTGTCCCACAATCATCATGGAAGGGGGAGAAGTCTGGAAGGTGGAACCGGGAATCGTGGAATCCGCGGCGCGTGGCGTGCGGAATGTGCTTCGCGATCTAAAGATGCTGGAAGGCGAACCTCAAAGTCCTGATTATCAAGTTGTCGTAGATAAATCGACCTGGGTGCGAGCAGAGCGGGGCGGCTTTCTGAAGTTTCATGTAAAGCCGGGAGACATTATCAAAAAAGACCAGCCGCTTGCTACGAATACCACGTTGCTCGGCCGTGAACGCAGTATGCTCTATTCCCCCTTTGATGCGGTCGTGATTGGGATGACTACCCTGCCCGCGATTAGTCCTGGCGAGCCAATCTGTAATCTGGGCATGCTGCCCAAAGGGACCAAGCCATCTCAAGTTCGCCGTGCACGACGAAAAGAAGATGGACTCGAAGGACAGGTGGTGGAAGAACTCTCGACGAATCTCGTCGTTGTCGAACCGACTGAAGAGTCGAGTCTGCACCACCACAACAATAACCACAAACAGCACCAGGATGATCAAGGCGAGCGTGGCGAAGCCGCTGCTGCCGAGTGA
- the corA gene encoding magnesium/cobalt transporter CorA: protein MIDSYSRISKKTGMPPGSLVHIGDFDEEETRISVIDYGRIDLEEPVVETVEDLLKFREKDSITWVCLEGLKNVEITELIGKYFNIHPLVLEDILNTHQRPKFEEYDDYLYIVLKGLSSGENDSSSVDFRVKYEQVSILVLNDFVFTFKERKDDLFLPLVQRIRNSTGRIRSLGSDYLTYALLDTIVDQNFLLLDSMDEQVDDIEEELLTNPTSDTLVAIQRLKRELIDIKRATSPQRELLSAILRSDHELISEKIHIYYRDVFDHVLRITESVDSYRDMLGGLLDIYVSSVSNKMNEVMKILTVFASIFIPLTFIAGIYGMNFEYMPELKWKWSYPVVWLVFITLPTVLIIYFKKKKWL from the coding sequence ATGATCGATTCCTATAGCAGAATTTCAAAGAAGACGGGGATGCCACCAGGTTCGCTGGTGCATATCGGTGATTTTGATGAAGAGGAAACCCGTATTTCCGTGATTGATTATGGTCGAATCGATCTCGAAGAACCGGTCGTGGAAACGGTGGAGGACCTGCTCAAATTCCGAGAGAAGGACTCAATCACCTGGGTTTGTCTGGAAGGATTGAAAAATGTCGAAATCACCGAGTTGATCGGAAAGTATTTCAACATTCATCCCCTGGTGCTGGAAGACATCTTAAATACCCACCAGCGACCGAAATTTGAAGAGTACGACGACTACCTCTACATCGTGCTCAAAGGGTTGTCGTCAGGGGAGAATGACTCAAGCTCGGTAGATTTCAGAGTAAAATACGAGCAGGTTAGTATTCTGGTGCTCAATGACTTTGTCTTCACGTTTAAGGAACGCAAGGATGATCTGTTCCTCCCGCTGGTTCAGCGAATTCGGAACAGCACTGGTCGTATTCGGAGTCTGGGATCGGATTATCTGACCTATGCGCTTTTAGATACGATCGTGGATCAGAATTTTTTATTGCTCGATTCCATGGATGAACAGGTCGATGACATCGAAGAAGAGCTACTGACCAATCCTACATCTGATACTCTGGTGGCAATCCAGCGTCTGAAACGGGAATTGATCGATATCAAACGTGCTACATCTCCTCAAAGAGAGTTGCTCTCAGCCATTCTGCGTTCTGACCATGAATTGATCAGCGAGAAGATCCATATTTACTATCGGGATGTGTTCGACCACGTCTTGCGAATTACCGAATCAGTCGATTCCTATCGTGACATGCTGGGAGGCCTGCTGGACATTTATGTTTCCAGTGTCAGCAATAAAATGAATGAAGTGATGAAAATCCTGACAGTATTCGCTTCGATTTTTATTCCCCTGACCTTTATCGCCGGGATCTACGGAATGAACTTCGAATACATGCCGGAACTGAAATGGAAGTGGAGCTATCCCGTAGTCTGGCTTGTTTTCATCACACTTCCCACAGTCTTGATCATCTATTTCAAAAAGAAGAAGTGGTTGTGA
- a CDS encoding carbon-nitrogen hydrolase family protein — MEPLDLKQFEWKIKVRPLTIEDFDALVEMEELCFPGMPAWGREHIESQLAIFPEGQLCVEIEGRLAASSSSLILDFDPSLEWHNWKAVADDGFIRNHNPQGDTLYGIEIMVHPEFRGMKLSRRLYDARKELCRQKNLGQMIIAGRIPGYHQHADALSAREYIEKVVEKALYDQVLTAQLANGFSVQGLIPNYLPSDTESCGYATYLEWANLDYVRGAKRRFHHTVEQIRICVVQYQMRSVKSFDEFAQQCEFFLDTASDYKCDFILFPELFTTQLLSCVEPTRPGQAARRLAEFTPQYLDFFTEMAVKYNVNVIGGSQFVVERDTLYNISYLFGRDGTIGKQYKIHITPSERKWWGVSSGERVEVFDTDCGRIAIQICYDIEFPELARIAAQKGAQIVFVPFNTDTRHGYLRVRHCAQARCIENHLYVAISGCTGNLPFVENADIHYAQSGIFTPADVEFARDAVAAECNPNVETVIIHDLDFEQLRRHREGGSVQNWNDRRRELYRVLYHEDGNSIEI, encoded by the coding sequence ATGGAGCCGCTTGACCTGAAGCAGTTTGAATGGAAAATCAAAGTCCGCCCGTTGACCATTGAAGATTTCGACGCGCTGGTCGAAATGGAAGAGCTCTGTTTTCCGGGTATGCCGGCCTGGGGACGCGAGCATATCGAAAGCCAGCTGGCGATTTTCCCTGAAGGGCAATTGTGTGTCGAAATTGAGGGGCGTCTGGCCGCTTCGTCATCGAGTCTGATTCTGGATTTCGATCCCAGTCTCGAATGGCACAACTGGAAAGCGGTCGCCGACGACGGTTTTATCCGGAATCATAACCCGCAGGGAGACACACTCTACGGGATCGAAATCATGGTTCATCCTGAATTTCGGGGGATGAAGCTGTCGCGCCGTTTATATGACGCTCGTAAAGAACTCTGCCGTCAGAAGAATCTGGGGCAAATGATCATCGCCGGCCGCATTCCGGGATACCATCAACATGCGGATGCTCTTTCAGCTCGGGAGTATATTGAGAAAGTCGTTGAGAAAGCACTCTACGATCAGGTATTGACGGCACAGCTGGCTAACGGCTTTTCAGTGCAAGGGCTGATCCCCAATTATTTACCGTCCGATACCGAATCTTGTGGGTATGCGACCTATCTGGAGTGGGCCAACCTGGATTATGTGCGCGGCGCCAAACGCCGGTTTCATCATACGGTCGAACAGATTCGCATCTGTGTGGTCCAGTACCAGATGCGTTCGGTGAAAAGTTTTGACGAGTTTGCCCAGCAGTGTGAATTCTTTCTCGATACCGCTTCGGACTACAAGTGCGATTTTATCCTGTTTCCGGAGCTGTTCACAACGCAGCTGCTCTCTTGTGTCGAGCCCACGCGCCCGGGGCAGGCCGCACGCCGGCTGGCAGAATTCACGCCACAATACCTCGATTTCTTTACCGAGATGGCAGTCAAATATAATGTGAATGTGATTGGCGGTTCCCAGTTTGTGGTCGAGCGCGATACGCTGTATAACATTTCCTATCTGTTTGGCCGGGATGGTACGATTGGCAAACAGTATAAAATTCACATTACACCCAGCGAACGGAAATGGTGGGGCGTGAGTTCTGGCGAACGCGTGGAAGTGTTTGACACCGATTGCGGCAGGATCGCGATTCAAATCTGTTACGATATCGAGTTTCCCGAACTGGCACGCATCGCCGCTCAAAAAGGGGCGCAAATTGTGTTTGTTCCCTTTAATACGGACACCCGCCACGGATACCTGCGTGTCAGGCACTGTGCGCAGGCCCGTTGTATCGAAAATCATCTGTACGTGGCGATTTCAGGCTGCACGGGCAACCTGCCTTTTGTCGAAAACGCGGACATTCACTATGCACAGTCTGGTATCTTTACGCCCGCTGATGTCGAGTTTGCCCGCGATGCGGTGGCGGCTGAGTGTAATCCAAATGTGGAAACAGTGATCATTCACGACCTCGATTTCGAGCAATTGCGCCGCCATCGTGAGGGGGGCAGTGTGCAGAACTGGAATGACCGTCGGCGTGAATTGTACCGCGTGCTGTATCATGAAGACGGGAATTCCATCGAAATCTAG
- a CDS encoding polysaccharide deacetylase family protein → MKRPFSLILALVICLFAFPSVQAESKKEAGKRYVIIHADDAGMSHSVNLGTIEGMKKGVVSSASIMVPCPWFKEFADFAKKNPELDYGIHLTLNSEWKNYRWGPVASRDQVPSLIDQENYLWDNVGQVMQHVNVKDAEKELRAQIQRAKKFGVPLSHLDTHMGAVVSRPDLLEMYVNLGIEYQLPVLFVANLDPKKYGLIAEKGKELKVVLEKNGLPVLDDLVQFYGEPDYEKRKNTYLETLRNLKPGVTQIIIHCGIHNQELQNITNSSSRRDGDRRVFTDPKVMKEIDDLGIEVITWKQFHDMARTKVAAAE, encoded by the coding sequence ATGAAACGACCATTCTCTCTGATTCTGGCTCTCGTAATCTGTTTGTTCGCTTTCCCATCTGTTCAGGCAGAAAGTAAAAAAGAGGCCGGGAAACGCTATGTAATTATTCACGCTGACGATGCGGGCATGTCGCATTCGGTGAATCTGGGAACGATTGAAGGTATGAAAAAAGGGGTTGTTTCTTCAGCCAGCATTATGGTTCCCTGTCCCTGGTTTAAAGAATTCGCTGATTTTGCCAAGAAGAATCCAGAACTGGATTACGGTATTCACCTGACTTTGAACTCGGAATGGAAAAATTATCGCTGGGGCCCGGTAGCCTCGCGTGATCAGGTTCCCAGTCTGATTGATCAGGAAAATTATCTCTGGGACAATGTGGGGCAGGTCATGCAGCATGTGAATGTTAAAGATGCCGAGAAAGAGCTGCGTGCTCAAATTCAACGCGCGAAAAAGTTCGGCGTCCCTTTGTCACATCTGGATACGCATATGGGAGCTGTCGTCAGTCGCCCGGATTTACTCGAAATGTACGTCAACCTGGGGATCGAATATCAACTGCCGGTTCTGTTTGTGGCGAATCTGGATCCGAAAAAATATGGTCTGATTGCCGAGAAGGGGAAAGAACTGAAAGTGGTTCTGGAGAAAAACGGGTTGCCCGTTCTGGATGATCTGGTGCAGTTTTATGGAGAACCCGATTATGAAAAACGAAAAAACACCTATCTGGAGACGCTACGGAACCTGAAACCCGGAGTGACGCAGATCATCATTCATTGTGGGATTCACAATCAGGAACTGCAGAACATTACCAACAGTTCTTCCCGCCGCGATGGCGACCGTCGCGTGTTTACCGATCCGAAAGTCATGAAGGAAATTGATGACCTGGGGATTGAAGTCATCACTTGGAAACAATTTCATGACATGGCACGGACAAAGGTAGCGGCGGCGGAATAG
- a CDS encoding sialate O-acetylesterase, with amino-acid sequence MNCTSAKPLAAILLMLVTLNSFNVNQAQAEIKLPAIIGDNMVLQQGQKNPLWGWAEPGEKITVTVDGQSHTATADDKGKWKVSLNPLKVGGPYEITIKGKDSVTLKNVLSGEVWICSGQSNMAWTVRSSNDSDLEIMTANYPKIRLISVPQVGTQEPQDNFNGKWEPCTPETVANFSAVGYFFGRQLYQTLNVPIGLIDNAWGGSSAEAWVNRKRLEDEPAFKEMMQRWEQTEKTYDHEKTVAAYNKRLDQWKAAAKKAKTAGKPAPRRPRGPRNPLTGNHRPSNIYNGVLYPTIGYGIKGVIWYQGESNASRAYQYRKLFPFMIQNWRDEWNQGDFPFYWVQLADFRSEKPVPADSDWAELREAQTMTMDALPNTGEAVILNLGEAMDIHPKNKLDVAKRLARWALAKDYGVNIVHQSPRYKSMEVKGNKAILTFDHVGGGLDLFDVNTPIGFTIAGEDKKFVNASAKIIGANKIEVWSDEVAKPASVRYGWADNPICNVQNKEGLPLTPFRTDDWTGITANNH; translated from the coding sequence ATGAATTGTACTTCCGCGAAGCCGCTTGCAGCAATTTTGCTCATGCTGGTTACACTGAATTCCTTTAATGTAAACCAGGCTCAGGCCGAAATCAAACTTCCCGCCATTATTGGTGATAATATGGTCCTGCAACAGGGGCAGAAGAACCCGCTCTGGGGTTGGGCTGAGCCGGGTGAAAAGATCACTGTGACGGTAGACGGTCAGTCTCACACCGCCACCGCCGATGACAAAGGGAAATGGAAGGTCTCACTGAATCCCCTGAAAGTGGGTGGTCCTTATGAGATTACCATCAAAGGTAAAGACTCGGTGACACTCAAAAACGTGCTTTCAGGCGAAGTCTGGATCTGCTCCGGTCAGTCAAACATGGCCTGGACGGTACGATCTTCAAATGATTCCGATCTGGAAATTATGACCGCCAACTATCCGAAAATCCGATTGATATCGGTCCCTCAGGTCGGCACACAGGAACCTCAGGACAATTTCAATGGGAAATGGGAGCCCTGTACTCCCGAGACCGTCGCCAATTTTTCCGCCGTCGGCTACTTCTTCGGGCGTCAACTTTATCAAACTTTAAACGTTCCCATCGGCTTGATTGACAATGCCTGGGGTGGTTCTTCTGCCGAAGCCTGGGTGAATCGTAAACGTCTGGAAGACGAACCAGCTTTCAAGGAAATGATGCAGCGCTGGGAACAGACCGAAAAAACATACGACCATGAAAAAACCGTTGCCGCCTATAACAAGCGACTGGATCAGTGGAAAGCAGCTGCCAAAAAAGCCAAAACTGCTGGTAAACCAGCCCCACGTCGTCCACGTGGACCACGAAATCCGCTGACCGGCAATCACCGCCCTTCCAACATTTATAACGGCGTACTGTATCCCACAATTGGATATGGTATTAAAGGTGTGATCTGGTATCAGGGCGAGTCTAATGCCAGCCGCGCTTATCAATATCGCAAACTGTTCCCATTCATGATCCAGAACTGGCGTGATGAGTGGAATCAAGGTGATTTCCCCTTCTACTGGGTCCAACTGGCCGACTTCCGCAGCGAAAAACCAGTCCCGGCAGACAGCGACTGGGCTGAACTGCGAGAAGCACAGACGATGACCATGGACGCACTCCCTAATACGGGTGAAGCCGTGATCCTGAATCTGGGCGAAGCCATGGACATTCACCCTAAGAACAAGCTCGACGTCGCCAAACGTCTGGCCCGCTGGGCGCTCGCCAAAGATTATGGCGTGAACATCGTGCACCAGAGCCCACGCTACAAATCGATGGAAGTCAAAGGCAATAAAGCCATCCTGACTTTCGATCATGTGGGTGGCGGACTGGATTTATTCGACGTCAACACCCCGATCGGCTTCACCATCGCCGGTGAAGACAAAAAGTTCGTGAACGCCAGTGCCAAAATCATTGGTGCGAACAAAATCGAAGTCTGGAGCGATGAAGTGGCCAAACCCGCGTCCGTCCGTTACGGCTGGGCCGACAACCCCATCTGCAACGTGCAGAACAAAGAGGGTCTGCCTCTGACTCCATTCCGTACCGACGACTGGACCGGGATTACCGCCAATAATCACTAA